In a genomic window of Wyeomyia smithii strain HCP4-BCI-WySm-NY-G18 chromosome 1, ASM2978416v1, whole genome shotgun sequence:
- the LOC129727304 gene encoding probable serine/threonine-protein kinase clkA: NNNNNNNNNNNNNNNNNNNNNNNNNNNNNNNNNNNNNNNNNNNNNNNNNNNNNNNNNNNNNNNNNNNNNNNNNNNNNNNNNNNNNNNNNNNNNNNNNNNNNNNNNNNNNNNNNNNNNNNNNNNNNNNNNNNNNNNNNNNNNNNNSNNNNNNNNNNNNSYNNNNNNNNNNNNNNNNNNNNNNNNNNNNNNNNNNNNNNNNNNNNNNNNNNNNNNNNNNNNNNNNNNNNNNNNNNNNNNNNNNNNNNNNNNNNNNNNNNNNNNNNNNNNNNNNNNNNNNNNNNNNNNNNNNNNNNNNNNNNNNNNNNNN; the protein is encoded by the coding sequence aataataataataataataataataataataataataataataataataataataataataataataataataataataataataataataataataataataataataataataataataataataataataataataataataataataataataataataataataataataataataataataataataataataataataataataataataataataataataataataataataataataataataataataataataataataataataataataataataataataataataataataataataataataataataataataataataataataataataataataataataataataataataataataataataataataataataataataataataataataataataataataataatagtaataataataataataataataataataataataatagttataataataataataataataataataataataataataataataataataataataataataataataataataataataataataataataataataataataataataataataataataataataataataataataataataataataataataataataataataataataataataataataataataataataataataataataataataataataataataataataataataataataataataataataataataataataataataataataataataataataataataataataataataataataacaataataataataataataataataataataataataataataataataataataataataataataataataataataataataataataataataataataataataataataataataat